CGCTGAGGCTGCTGGATATAGAGTCGCAGGTACCTCGCCGCAGGAGGGCGCTGGCTGGTCCTGCCGGGCGGGCGCAGGCAGCGACGCAGAGCCCTGGGCCTGCCTGTGGGACCTGAAggcggagggcagagggcagggaggaCCCGGCAGGGCTGGAGTCAGGGGAGCCGCGCCCCAGGGGCCACgttccccgcccctcctcccccacccccgccagagCCCTCCAGGGCTGGACGAGGCGGGCCAGCAGCGGCGTGGGGCTTGCCGGGTGCCGGCTGCGTCTGTGTGCGGGCCCCTCTCTGCGCCGTGTCTGTGGCGTGAAGGCCGCAGGCCAGTCAGCCCGTGTCCATGGCGCCCCCTCGCTGAGCCCACGGCCGTGAGCTGGTCCCAGCCGCCTGTCCCCCAGGAGGAGCTGGAGAACTTCCCTCTGCCCAGCGTGCGGCACAGCCAGACGGTGCTCAACCAGCTGCGCTACCCGTCGGTGCTGCTGCTCGTGTGCCAGGACTCCGACCAGAGCAAGCCCGACGTCCACTTCTTCCACTGCGACGAGGTGGAGGTGAGGCGGCGGCCGCGGGCTCGGGGGCACGCGTCCCTGCTCAGAGCCGGCCTGAcgccccccggcccccgcccTGCAGGCGGAGCTCGTGCACGAGGACATCGAGAGCGCGCTGGCGGACTGCCGCCTGGGGAAGAAGATGCGGCCGCAGACCCTCAAGTAGGCGTCTcggaggggctgggggcggcgGGCCTGGGCCGCGGGCTGCACCGGGCTGAGCCGCCCCTCGTCCGCCTCAGGGGCCACCAGGAGAAGATCCGGCAGCGGCTGTCGATCCTGCCCGCGGCCCCGGGCCCGGCCCCCATCCCCATCCAGCGCTTCGGCGGGGACTCCCCTTCCACCAAGAACCGAGTGGGCCTGCTGACGCCGCTGGGAGAGCTAGGTGGGccccgcggggcggggcggggggcggcagcggggcggggggcggcgggccGGTCAGCCGCAGTTCTGCCCGGTGCAGGCCTCCGCCGCCGCGAGTCGCTGGAGGAGGAGCCGCGGGCCGCGCTGGCGCAGAGGATCGAGAAGGAGACGGTGGGTCTCGCACGGGGCGCCCCAGGCACTCCGGGCCCCTCCCGCGGCCCGGGGGCCAAGAGGCAGCAGGTGGGGGTGTCCCTGCAGAGGCTCGGGCCGCCTGAGGCTGACCCCTGCCCCACTCTGGCCCTAGCAAATCCTCAACTGCGCTCTGGACGACATTGAGTGGTTCGTGGCGCGGTTGCAGAAGGCGGCGGAGGCCTTCAAGCAGCTGAACCAGCgcaagaagggaaagaagaaggggaagaagggGCCAGCAggtgtggggcggggcggggcggggcgggggcggggggcagagtGACCCCTGAGCGGGGAAGGTGCGCGGAGCCCGTGGGCAGCCTCAGGCTGAGGCCAGACCCGCCGGGCACGGCGACAGCGGGCGGGCCAGGCTCACgtccgcccccccgcccccccgcccccgccccgtccAGAGGGCGTCCTCACGCTGCGGGCACGGCCCCCCTCGGAGGCTGAGTTTGTGGACTGTTTCCAGAAGACCAAGCTGGCCTTCAACCTGCTGGTGAGGGCAAGGCCGCCCCGTCCCGCTGAGCTGACATGGGGGATGGGGCCCCCCTTGTCCGCGGCACCGCACCCCCGCACCCGTGTgcccgctcccctccccccacccgcgggtctgctcccctccccccacccgtgtgcccgctcccctcccccaggccaaGCTGCAGAAGCACATCCAGAATCCCAGCGCGGCTGAGCTGATGCACTTCCTCTTTGGACCTCTGGACCtggtgcctggggctggggggagtGGGGACCTGGGGGCTTACCGGTGCCTGGGAGAAGCAAGTGCCCACCTTGGGCAGTTGGCTGGGGCCGGCATCCACACTCAGAGCTGTGGCCACAGTGGGCCAGCCTGTGGCGCTGCCGGGGGTAGAGAGGTTGGGAcatggggggagggggttggcGGGAGGGGTTGCGGGAGGGGGGAACCGGCCAGCGGCCCCCTCTGACCCCCTCTGTGCCCCCCAGATCGTCAGCACTTGCGGTGGCCCGAACATCGCTCGCTCTGTGTCCCGGCCCCTGCTGTCCCGCGATGCTGTGGGCTTCCTGCGTGGCCACCTGGTCCCCAAAGAGATGGCACTGTGGGAATCCCTGGGGGAGACCTGGACACGCCCCCGGTAGGCAGGCACGGGCCACACCAGGATGGGGTCCTGCGGGGGGTGGGCCGGGGGTCCTGAGCGGGGCTGGCTTGGTCAGCGGGCACAGCTCACCCCAGGCCCTCCCGCCCTAGCTCCGAGTGGCCACGGGAGCCGCAGGCGCCCCCCTACGTGCCCAGGTTCCACAGTGGCTGGGAGCCACCCCTGGATGTGCTGCAGGAGGCCCCCTGGGAGGTGGAGGGGCTGGCAGCTCCCGCCGACGAGGTCAGAGCTCCTGCAGCCCCTGCCGGCCCCACCTCTGCCCGCTGCTCATGCCCACCCTCCTGGCCCAGCCCCTGCCGCACACCAGACCTGGGCACCCGCTTCCCCACAGCTGGCTCCAGTGAGCCGACCGTCCTTCAGAAACTCCCCGAAGCACAGCCTCGGTCCGGAGTCCACGCCCCCAGGAGACGTCGTCCCCCAGGTCAGCTCCCAGCACACTCACAGGTAAGCTCCCCTCAGGGTGACGGGGGCGCCGCTCACCCCTCCAGTCACGGAGGCTCTGCTGTGGgcagcatcaccggctcaatggacatgagtctgagcaagctggGGGAAAtcgtggaggacagggaagcccggcgtgctgcagttcacagcgACAGCTGCCCTGGGTTCAGTGCCACCAGGTGGCGGCCAGAGCTCGTTCCCAACCGCCAGCGCGTTTCCGCACTGGAGCTGGGTTTCCTTTCAACTTTGTTGTGTACAGTTGAGGGGGAAACGTCGAAAGCACCCATAAATCCACTACCTAATATGTCATCTTTTTCCGTGTTTCCACGTTTATGCTTTAGAAACATGTAGAAATGTACTAAACCTCTGGACTTAAGTGGTCTCACTGATTGCAGTCGCCCAGTTGGGGCCGATTTAGACCCAGCCTCAGGGCCTGAGGGGATGGCTGAGGGTCTCCGTGGGGacagcctccctccccccagccaTACGCATTTCCCCGGACCACATCTCCCAGCCCCAGGGCTGAGGGGAGTCCCcgtccttcctccccttccctcatCCTCTGCTCTCAGTCATGCTCTGGACTTGTGTGGGGAGCACCTCACCTCTCAGACCCCAGGATTCAGTCTCAGGAATGGAGGAGCTGCCCCTCCTTCCACCCCACATCAGGAGCCTGATGCCCCTGGTCCCTGGCCTAGGGTCACCTTAAGAAACATTTTCATCCTTTGATCTCCAGCCTCTGGCTGGTCCACCTAGCCGTCCTGACACACCCCCAGCCAGGGCCCCAGGagccaccccagccccacccccacatccccgGACCCTGAGCCCGCACCTGGGTGAGCGTTGCCCTTGTGCCCTAGCAGTGGGCTGGCCAGGAGGGATGGCCCAGCATGGGCGGCAGGCACAGGCCTGCTCCATCCGGGGGCTGGGACACCCCGTGCGGTGCGGTGCATGTCCACGCTCTGTCTGCAGCGCCAGAGGGGCTGCGGCTCTGAGCATCTGCCCGGCCCCTGATGGTCAGCTGATGCTGGGTCCCCTGGGGGTTGGACCTGGCGACCCCTGAGGGGGCCTGGGCTGGGGCGGGCCTTGCTGTGCCCACAGGCCCCCGCGTGCCACCCGCCTCCACTGCCCCCCCCACGCAGGGGGCCCCAGACGCAACGGGGctgtcacagtttccatcccAGCTGACAGCCGCAGCCTCTGCTGCCGCAGACGGGAGGCAGCTAGCACCTGGGAAGCTGTGCcccgcccagccctgccccaggccGAGGAGAGACCCCAGCCCGGCACGGGGCCTCAGTCCCTCCTGTTCCACACAGAGGCTACGAGTTTGCACCAGCCATGGCCAAGTACGTCAAGGTCCTTTATGACTTCACGGCCCGCAACGCCAACGAGCTGTCGGTGCTGAGGGATGAGGTCCTGGAGGTGAGTGGGGGCTATGGGCGGTGGGCCCCAGAGAAGGCGTCTGCCTGACCCCGGGGCTCCACTCTGGGTCCTCAGCCTGGCACCCCAGCATAGCCTGGCTGATCCCCCTTGGGGATCTCAGAGGGGTGTCAAGGGCCCCTGGGCTGGGCAGGACTCAGGACGAAGGAGGACTCACCCCGTGCTGGGTGAGGACCCCccaacccagcagggccctgtcATTCACATCCACCCGGGAGCCCCCTCAAGGCACTTCCCATGTTTCATGCCAGCCCTGAATCCAGGCCACCCACTGAAAAGTGGAGCGGCTCGGGGGCGGGGGTGATCTATATCCACAGTCAGGCTAGAGGCTCAGGAGACCCCTGGGGGGAGCGGGAAGAGGGTGGGAGGCTGGGGGGCCAGGGGTGCTGGCCAGGGTGTGATCATCGTCATGGGACCGGGCGGGGGCCGGCTCAGAGGGGACTGCAGAACCCTCTTTGGCCCGTTGGTAAAGAGGGGCTCTCCCTGGTGGTCCCCGAAGCCCACACTGGTCCCCATGGCTGGGGGGGTTGAGAGCTGTGGACCAGGGTGATGGCCCGATGCCCGGCCTGCAGGTGCTGGAGGACGGCCACCAGTGGTGGAAGCTTCGGAATCGCAGCGGCCAGGCAGGCTATGTGCCCGGCAACATCCTGGCAGAGACCCGGCTGGAGGACGCCCCCCAGGAGCAGGTGAGGGGAGGTCTGCCCTGTCCTGCTTTGGGTcggaggggcagggctgggtcttGAAAGACCCAGCCTGACCCCTCCCTGCGGGGGCTGATAAGAGCTCCGGGGTCTGGGCTAAGGCTGGGAAGGTGGGGGCCGGAGCAAGTCCTGGGGGTGCAGGGAGGAACGGGGAGTGGGGGGAGAGGCCTGGGGAGGGATGCCGAGCTGATGTAAAGGCGCCCCCACCCCGTGCTCTGCCCCCCTTCCCCTGCAGGGAGTGAAATACTGGGGTCCTGCCAGCCCAACCCACAAGCTGCCCCCCAGCTTCGCAGGAAACAAAGACGGTGAGGGATGGGGCCCCTGGACCCCAGTGCCCGGCATCCCGTCGGGaggcggcgggggaggggagccCTCGGTCCCAGCGGCGCGGGTCTGAGCCACCTGATGCCCGCAGAGCTGATGCAGCACATGGACGAGGTCAACGACGAGCTGGTGAAGAAGATCAGCAACATCCGGGCGCAGCCGGCGCGGCCCTTCCGGGTGGAGCGCAGCCAGCCGGTGCCCCCGCCGCTCACCCACGCGTCCGGGCCCCGCGAGGTCCGCGCCTGGCTGGAGGCCAAGGCCTTCAGCGCGCGGtgagagggggcggggcggggcgggggcgggggcggggtggggggcgagtGTCCGGCTGGAGGCCCAGGCCTTCAGCGGGCGGGGGCCGCGCTCACGCTGGCGCTCGCCCCCCAGGGTCGTGGAGCACCTGGGCGTCCTGACCGGCCCACAGCTCTTCTCCCTCAACAAGGATGAGCTGCGGAAGGTGTGCGGGGAGGAGGGCGCCCGTGTGTACAGCCAGCTCACCGTGCAGAAGGCCTTCCTGGAGGTGAGCCCGCCCGCCCCGTGGTGCTGGGACAGCGGCTGGCGGGACCCTGACCGAcgcccccttctcccccagaAGCAGCAGGGTGGGTCGGAGCTGGAGGAGCTCATGAGCAAGTTCCATTCCAAGACCCAGAGGCGCGCAGAGGAGGACAGTTAGGCCTGCGGCTGGGGACGAGCCCCGCGGCTGGAGTGTTATTTTTGTTCGCGGACGTGTTTCAGACCCTGGACTCGGATGGACAGTCGCGCTGGATGGGGCCCCAGGGACCTGACCTCTGGCTCGGCGCTGCCCCCGCGCACGCCCCTGGGGCCCCCACACACTCTGCAGCCAAACTTGCCGCCAGGCGGTGCCAGCCCCTCATCCACCTGCCCCCTGAGCCTGGAGCAGTGCGggaccagccccagccccagccccagccccagccccagccgtcCCCCGCCCCTCCCGGAGGCCGCAGGAACCCCCAGAGCGGGCAGGGACCTTTCCTCAGGCCCTGCCCGCCCCCGCACCCCTGTTCTTCTGAAAGGCCGGCTGCAGGCCGAGGGCAGCAGACCTCAGCCACCCCGCTGCCCTTGGCTCTGAGCTGGCCAGGCTGGTGCCCCTTGTGGGCGGAGACCGTCTCAGCAGCCACCTAGTGCAGTGCTCTCCTGGGGTGGCCGGGAGTGGGGGGGCCTCCACCCCCCCAGGAGTGGGATGCTTGTTGTACTCCTTCACCGCCTGGAGGATCGAGGACGGACTGAACCCTATTCACCCGACGACTGGCCCTGGGTGCCCCTCACTCCCCCACCCACGCCTGTCCCCAGCACCCCCCACGCCTGTTCCCAGCCCCCGTGGAGCTCAGGTCTCAGGCCTGCTCGCCTGGCCTGCTGTGCGGTAGGAGGTGAGTCTCGGAGCCCTGGACTCTCGGGGTCACACCCCAAGGAGGAGAGGTGACCCAGGCTCAGGATCCACGCCATTAAACCACTTCAGCCTCCCAGCAGCCCCGTGTCTGTGTCCTGGAGGTGGGCTGGGGTCACTGTGGGTTCTGGAGCCTCCCCTGGGATTGCACGTTTGGAAGAGCTTTTGGGCAGAGGCAGGCAGTGGCCTGGCTGGGCTGGGGATGTTCTGGTGAGGCTGCTCACCCTTCCACACCCGGGCGGGAGGGCCCGGAGGACACTCCTGGGAGCTGTGGCTGCGTGCCTACTGTGGGAACGTGGCTCTCCCAGCCCCAAGGTCCGGAAGGCCGGAATGGGAGGGGTGGGAGCAGGTCTGTCAAACCTCCAGTAGGGAGGGGGCATGAGTCACGGGGTCAAGATCGATACTAGACTCGGAGGGTGAGCCCCAAGCCACGGGAGG
Above is a genomic segment from Dama dama isolate Ldn47 chromosome 2, ASM3311817v1, whole genome shotgun sequence containing:
- the EPS8L2 gene encoding epidermal growth factor receptor kinase substrate 8-like protein 2, whose amino-acid sequence is MSQSGSVSCCPGAANGSLGRSDGVPKMSAKDLFEQRKKYSNSSIIAHETSQYHVQHLATFIMDKSEAIASVEDAIRKLVQLSSKEKIWTQEMLLQVNDQSLRLLDIESQEELENFPLPSVRHSQTVLNQLRYPSVLLLVCQDSDQSKPDVHFFHCDEVEAELVHEDIESALADCRLGKKMRPQTLKGHQEKIRQRLSILPAAPGPAPIPIQRFGGDSPSTKNRVGLLTPLGELGLRRRESLEEEPRAALAQRIEKETQILNCALDDIEWFVARLQKAAEAFKQLNQRKKGKKKGKKGPAEGVLTLRARPPSEAEFVDCFQKTKLAFNLLAKLQKHIQNPSAAELMHFLFGPLDLIVSTCGGPNIARSVSRPLLSRDAVGFLRGHLVPKEMALWESLGETWTRPRSEWPREPQAPPYVPRFHSGWEPPLDVLQEAPWEVEGLAAPADELAPVSRPSFRNSPKHSLGPESTPPGDVVPQVSSQHTHRGYEFAPAMAKYVKVLYDFTARNANELSVLRDEVLEVLEDGHQWWKLRNRSGQAGYVPGNILAETRLEDAPQEQGVKYWGPASPTHKLPPSFAGNKDELMQHMDEVNDELVKKISNIRAQPARPFRVERSQPVPPPLTHASGPREVRAWLEAKAFSARVVEHLGVLTGPQLFSLNKDELRKVCGEEGARVYSQLTVQKAFLEKQQGGSELEELMSKFHSKTQRRAEEDS